A section of the Humulus lupulus chromosome 2, drHumLupu1.1, whole genome shotgun sequence genome encodes:
- the LOC133819583 gene encoding F-box protein At5g49610 produces MNSKRDGIFPDEVVLQILARLPIKSLYRSKVVCKLWCRLCSDKYFLQLFNEVSAKNPMLLVEISESLHLKSSLICVDNRLGVSEFSLDFLKDRVRIRASCNGLLCCSSIPDRGVYYVCNPMTREFKLLPRSRERPVTRFYPDGEAALVGLACNLSTQKFNVVLAGYHRNFGHRPDGTFICLVFDSESNKWRKCVSYQDEQFTHMNKNQVVFVKKGLHWLTGSGSGILVLDLDCDTWRKMPMPYEVSEETGNRVYLLELDGCLSVIQISDTWMNIWVLKNYEKEEWVLVDRVSLRCIKGLVPGIFPICQTGEVVFLATHKQVLVYHRKSRVWKEMYSVKNSCTLPLWFSAHAFRSTMFSCQ; encoded by the coding sequence ATGAATTCAAAAAGAGATGGGATTTTCCCGGATGAGGTTGTCCTTCAAATTCTAGCAAGGTTACCTATAAAGTCTCTTTATAGAAGCAAAGTTGTGTGTAAACTATGGTGTAGATTGTGTTCGGATAAGTATTTTCTTCAGCTCTTCAATGAGGTTTCAGCTAAGAATCCCATGTTATTGGTGGAGATTTCTGAGTCCTTACACTTAAAGTCTAGTTTGATTTGTGTTGATAATAGGTTGGGTGTTTCTGAGTTTTCGTTGGATTTCTTGAAGGATAGAGTCAGGATTAGAGCCTCTTGTAATGGTTTATTATGTTGCTCTAGTATTCCTGATAGAGGTGTTTATTATGTATGTAATCCAATGACTCGTGAGTTTAAGCTGCTTCCTAGGAGTAGAGAGAGGCCTGTAACTCGATTTTATCCTGATGGTGAGGCAGCTCTAGTGGGGTTGGCCTGTAATTTATCAACTCAGAAGTTTAATGTTGTTTTAGCTGGTTATCACCGGAACTTTGGTCATAGGCCAGATGGGACATTCATATGTTTGGTGTTTGATTCTGAGTCAAACAAGTGGAGGAAGTGTGTTTCTTATCAAGATGAGCAATTTACACATATGAATAAGAACCAAGTGGTGTTTGTCAAAAAGGGGCTTCATTGGCTAACAGGAAGTGGCTCTGGTATACTTGTGCTTGATTTGGACTGTGATACGTGGAGGAAGATGCCGATGCCATATGAAGTGAGCGAGGAGACAGGGAATAGAGTTTACTTGTTGGAGTTAGATGGTTGCTTATCTGTGATCCAGATTTCTGATACTTGGATGAATATCTGGGTTTTGAAGAATTATGAGAAAGAGGAATGGGTTTTGGTGGATAGGGTGAGTCTCAGATGTATTAAAGGACTAGTACCAGGTATCTTTCCCATATGTCAGACTGGTGAGGTGGTTTTCTTAGCAACCCACAAGCAGGTATTGGTGTATCATCGCAAGAGTCGAGTATGGAAAGAGATGTACTCTGTGAAAAATAGCTGCACACTTCCATTGTGGTTCTCAGCACATGCATTTCGGAGCACAATGTTCTCTTGTCA